The Bombus fervidus isolate BK054 chromosome 1, iyBomFerv1, whole genome shotgun sequence genome includes a window with the following:
- the L(2)gd1 gene encoding lethal (2) giant discs 1 isoform X1 — MFGKKENSKRQTKPTGSLAQYGIFDVPATLDDIGNDLMNDDDDLEAELIALTSGDDNIGKSRRTASRKPVPKENLDVMVTESMKDINFEEEISDGEDDPELLSELKMITNEGISESITPEKEDSLVADKTEQSETQNDNESIIKLLKERLQLYEIAEKKAKRENELSRARRFSRGIKTLTELLKNAEAGKSISENDIPPELPPHATAETTEKVLVTSKTEFTEETTTATETDTYPAENNTVEESAPIKSIDEEALKLLKDRQQQYKMAAIAWKRASNMKEALQCLNIAKHFDIVIAAVNAGETVDLSDMPASPNLPGLDTTTVSTEKSEKTESETQGKSSEDIASTEVKPPSSENLEVALKERLEACKKIKATAEGEGNSSKARRYGRICKQFEDAIKLYARGKLVPFDELPTIPGFEPLTVPSQSVPNPATDKNGKPSDLIMPTSTESKLPENKVSSDPKVPVPPAKTEIGKKQNQKTSRAEKQLALLQQRQHELKQAALNAKKEGDIELARTYLRQAKGMDPLIEASRGGLPVDMNSIPLSPAAKTELNTDSIIGLLDDSFTVVDTEDCLEKVIGTDEEIYENLESQLMKQIKWCLCTRDHCKALGDVSGYNKWERLALNYKRDLDMLTVRKRDALPSPQHHYEIKTHTIVQSCTDLSDSDIEISIIRGINYSKDADTYVIFEFPYPSDSPPSDRTATVKGTCNPEYEAVFPLTGIDRLSRPCQRTFKRHALKCQVWAKGCSLNSILCCINSRGFFRSDSLLGTVTVKLQPLETQCVLHDSFPLMDGRKPTGGKLELKIRLRNPIVTKQIEKITDKWLVIDY; from the exons ATGtttggaaagaaagagaattcAAAACGGCAAACAAAACCCACTGGCAGTCTTGCACAA TATGGAATTTTCGACGTGCCAGCAACGTTAGATGATATAGGTAATGACCTTATGAATGACGATGACGATTTAGAAGCTGAATTAATAGCTTTAACATCTGGTGATGACAATATTGGAAAATCTAGACGTACTG CATCTCGTAAACCAGTTCCTAAAGAAAATTTAGATGTAATGGTAACTGAAAGtatgaaagatataaattttgaagaagaGATATCTGATGGAGAGGATGATCCAGAATTATTG AGTGAACTTAAAATGATTACGAATGAGGGAATTTCTGAGTCTATAACTCCAGAGAAAGAAGACAGTTTAGTAGCTGATAAAACAGAACAGTCTGAAACACAAAATGATAATGAAAGTATAATTAAACTGTTAAAAGAAAGATTACAACTTTATGAGATTGctgaaaaaaaagcaaaacgaGAAAATGAATTAAGTCGAGCAAGAAGGTTTAGCAGGGGTATTAAGACACTTacagaattattgaaaaatgctGAGGCAGGAAAATCTATTAGCGAAAACGATATACCGCCAGAACTACCACCACATGCTACAGCTGAAACAACTGAGAAAGTACTAGTAACTAGTAAAACAGAATTTACAG aaGAAACTACCACTGCAACTGAGACTGATACTTATCCTGCAGAAAATAATACTGTTGAAGAGTCTGCTCCAATAAAAAGTATTGATGAAGAGgcattaaaattattgaaagatAGACAGCAACAATATAAAATGGCAGCAATAGCATGGAAAAGAGCTAGTAACATGAAGGAGGCTCTCCAATGTTTAAATATAGCCAAACATTTTGATATAGTTATTGCAGCAGTAAATGCAGGAGAAACAGTTGATTTATCAGATATGCCAGCTTCTCCAAATCTGCCTGGATTAGATACTACTACAGTATCAACTGAAAAGTCAGAAAAAACAGAAAGTGAGACACAGGGGAAGTCTTCTGAAGACATTGCCTCAACAG AAGTGAAACCACCAAGTTCAGAAAATTTAGAGGTTGCTTTAAAAGAACGTCTTGAAGCatgtaaaaagataaaagcaACTGCAGAAGGCGAAGGAAACTCGTCCAAAGCTCGCAGATATGGTCGCATTTGCAAACAATTTGAAGatgctattaaattatatgctCGTGGAAAACTCGTTCCTTTTGATGAATTACCTACTATACCTGGTTTTGAACCCCTTACAGTTCCTTCGCAATCTGTACCTAATCCAGCAAcagataaaaatggaaaaccaTCAGATTTAATAATGCCAACCAGTACAGAATCTAAACTACctgaaaataaagtttcttcAGATCCAAAAGTTCCTGTCCCTCCTGCGAAAACAGAAATAG GAAAGAAGCAAAATCAAAAGACATCACGTGCTGAGAAACAGTTAGCTTTATTACAACAACGCCAACATGAATTAAAGCAAGCTGCTCTTAATgcaaaaaaagaaggagataTAGAATTAGCTCGTACTTATCTAAGGCAAGCAAAAGGAATGGACCCATTGATCGAAGCTAGTAGAGGAGGCTTACCAGTTGATATGAATTCTATACCATTGTCTCCAGCAGCAAAAACTGAGCTTAATACAGATAGTATAATAGGTTTATTGGATGATAGTTTTACGGTAGTCGATACTGAAGATTGTTTAGAGAAAGTAATTGGAACGGATGAAGAAATTTATGAGAATCTTGAGTCACaattaatgaaacaaattaAG TGGTGTTTATGCACCAGAGATCATTGTAAAGCATTAGGAGATGTATCTGGATATAATAAGTGGGAACGTCTAGCACTGAATTATAAACGAGATTTAGATATGCTAACAGTTCGAAAACGTGATGCACTACCATCACCACAACATCATTACGAGATAAAAACTCATACTATAGTTCA GAGTTGCACAGATTTAAGTGATAGTGacatagaaatttcaataattaggggaataaattattcgaaagatGCAGATACTTATGTCATATTTGAATTTCCTTATCCTTCAGATAGTCCTCCATCAGATAGAACGGCTACTGTTAAAGGAACGTGTAACCCAGAATATGAAGCAGTATTTCCATTAACTGGAATAGATCGTTTATCAAGACCGTGTCAACGAACATTCAAAAGACATGCATTAAAATGTCAAGTTTGGGCTAAAGG ATGCTCGCTGAATTCCATCCTGTGTTGCATTAACTCAAG aGGATTTTTTAGAAGCGATAGTCTCTTAGGTACAGTAACAGTGAAATTACAACCCTTGGAAACTCAATGTGTACTTCATGACTCATTTCcg TTAATGGATGGAAGGAAGCCAACAGGTGGGAAACTTGAGTTAAAAATACGTTTGAGAAATCCGATTGTTACAAAACAGATAGAAAAGATTACAGACAAGTGGCTAGTTATTGATTATTGA
- the L(2)gd1 gene encoding lethal (2) giant discs 1 isoform X2: MFGKKENSKRQTKPTGSLAQYGIFDVPATLDDIGNDLMNDDDDLEAELIALTSGDDNIGKSRRTASRKPVPKENLDVMVTESMKDINFEEEISDGEDDPELLSELKMITNEGISESITPEKEDSLVADKTEQSETQNDNESIIKLLKERLQLYEIAEKKAKRENELSRARRFSRGIKTLTELLKNAEAGKSISENDIPPELPPHATAETTEKVLVTSKTEFTEETTTATETDTYPAENNTVEESAPIKSIDEEALKLLKDRQQQYKMAAIAWKRASNMKEALQCLNIAKHFDIVIAAVNAGETVDLSDMPASPNLPGLDTTTVSTEKSEKTESETQGKSSEDIASTEVKPPSSENLEVALKERLEACKKIKATAEGEGNSSKARRYGRICKQFEDAIKLYARGKLVPFDELPTIPGFEPLTVPSQSVPNPATDKNGKPSDLIMPTSTESKLPENKVSSDPKVPVPPAKTEIGKKQNQKTSRAEKQLALLQQRQHELKQAALNAKKEGDIELARTYLRQAKGMDPLIEASRGGLPVDMNSIPLSPAAKTELNTDSIIGLLDDSFTVVDTEDCLEKVIGTDEEIYENLESQLMKQIKWCLCTRDHCKALGDVSGYNKWERLALNYKRDLDMLTVRKRDALPSPQHHYEIKTHTIVQSCTDLSDSDIEISIIRGINYSKDADTYVIFEFPYPSDSPPSDRTATVKGTCNPEYEAVFPLTGIDRLSRPCQRTFKRHALKCQVWAKGGFFRSDSLLGTVTVKLQPLETQCVLHDSFPLMDGRKPTGGKLELKIRLRNPIVTKQIEKITDKWLVIDY, encoded by the exons ATGtttggaaagaaagagaattcAAAACGGCAAACAAAACCCACTGGCAGTCTTGCACAA TATGGAATTTTCGACGTGCCAGCAACGTTAGATGATATAGGTAATGACCTTATGAATGACGATGACGATTTAGAAGCTGAATTAATAGCTTTAACATCTGGTGATGACAATATTGGAAAATCTAGACGTACTG CATCTCGTAAACCAGTTCCTAAAGAAAATTTAGATGTAATGGTAACTGAAAGtatgaaagatataaattttgaagaagaGATATCTGATGGAGAGGATGATCCAGAATTATTG AGTGAACTTAAAATGATTACGAATGAGGGAATTTCTGAGTCTATAACTCCAGAGAAAGAAGACAGTTTAGTAGCTGATAAAACAGAACAGTCTGAAACACAAAATGATAATGAAAGTATAATTAAACTGTTAAAAGAAAGATTACAACTTTATGAGATTGctgaaaaaaaagcaaaacgaGAAAATGAATTAAGTCGAGCAAGAAGGTTTAGCAGGGGTATTAAGACACTTacagaattattgaaaaatgctGAGGCAGGAAAATCTATTAGCGAAAACGATATACCGCCAGAACTACCACCACATGCTACAGCTGAAACAACTGAGAAAGTACTAGTAACTAGTAAAACAGAATTTACAG aaGAAACTACCACTGCAACTGAGACTGATACTTATCCTGCAGAAAATAATACTGTTGAAGAGTCTGCTCCAATAAAAAGTATTGATGAAGAGgcattaaaattattgaaagatAGACAGCAACAATATAAAATGGCAGCAATAGCATGGAAAAGAGCTAGTAACATGAAGGAGGCTCTCCAATGTTTAAATATAGCCAAACATTTTGATATAGTTATTGCAGCAGTAAATGCAGGAGAAACAGTTGATTTATCAGATATGCCAGCTTCTCCAAATCTGCCTGGATTAGATACTACTACAGTATCAACTGAAAAGTCAGAAAAAACAGAAAGTGAGACACAGGGGAAGTCTTCTGAAGACATTGCCTCAACAG AAGTGAAACCACCAAGTTCAGAAAATTTAGAGGTTGCTTTAAAAGAACGTCTTGAAGCatgtaaaaagataaaagcaACTGCAGAAGGCGAAGGAAACTCGTCCAAAGCTCGCAGATATGGTCGCATTTGCAAACAATTTGAAGatgctattaaattatatgctCGTGGAAAACTCGTTCCTTTTGATGAATTACCTACTATACCTGGTTTTGAACCCCTTACAGTTCCTTCGCAATCTGTACCTAATCCAGCAAcagataaaaatggaaaaccaTCAGATTTAATAATGCCAACCAGTACAGAATCTAAACTACctgaaaataaagtttcttcAGATCCAAAAGTTCCTGTCCCTCCTGCGAAAACAGAAATAG GAAAGAAGCAAAATCAAAAGACATCACGTGCTGAGAAACAGTTAGCTTTATTACAACAACGCCAACATGAATTAAAGCAAGCTGCTCTTAATgcaaaaaaagaaggagataTAGAATTAGCTCGTACTTATCTAAGGCAAGCAAAAGGAATGGACCCATTGATCGAAGCTAGTAGAGGAGGCTTACCAGTTGATATGAATTCTATACCATTGTCTCCAGCAGCAAAAACTGAGCTTAATACAGATAGTATAATAGGTTTATTGGATGATAGTTTTACGGTAGTCGATACTGAAGATTGTTTAGAGAAAGTAATTGGAACGGATGAAGAAATTTATGAGAATCTTGAGTCACaattaatgaaacaaattaAG TGGTGTTTATGCACCAGAGATCATTGTAAAGCATTAGGAGATGTATCTGGATATAATAAGTGGGAACGTCTAGCACTGAATTATAAACGAGATTTAGATATGCTAACAGTTCGAAAACGTGATGCACTACCATCACCACAACATCATTACGAGATAAAAACTCATACTATAGTTCA GAGTTGCACAGATTTAAGTGATAGTGacatagaaatttcaataattaggggaataaattattcgaaagatGCAGATACTTATGTCATATTTGAATTTCCTTATCCTTCAGATAGTCCTCCATCAGATAGAACGGCTACTGTTAAAGGAACGTGTAACCCAGAATATGAAGCAGTATTTCCATTAACTGGAATAGATCGTTTATCAAGACCGTGTCAACGAACATTCAAAAGACATGCATTAAAATGTCAAGTTTGGGCTAAAGG aGGATTTTTTAGAAGCGATAGTCTCTTAGGTACAGTAACAGTGAAATTACAACCCTTGGAAACTCAATGTGTACTTCATGACTCATTTCcg TTAATGGATGGAAGGAAGCCAACAGGTGGGAAACTTGAGTTAAAAATACGTTTGAGAAATCCGATTGTTACAAAACAGATAGAAAAGATTACAGACAAGTGGCTAGTTATTGATTATTGA